A section of the Methanosphaera sp. genome encodes:
- a CDS encoding type I restriction-modification system subunit M: protein SSINERTKSLNGIVNLINDVNFKSDDGKDILGEIYEYLIGQFAANAGKKGGEFYTPHQVSNILAKIVTSDVDANDEAFYVYDPTMGSGSLLLTVGQQLDCDVPIKYYGQEKNTTTYNLARMNLMMHDVSYKNMDLSNADTLESDWPNGIDENCIDQPRVFDAIVANPPYSQKWDNDSSKLKDPRFSDYGKLAPKSRADYAFLLHSLYHLNETGTMAIILPHGVLFRGGAEEKIRKTLIEKNYLDTVLGVPANLFYGTSIPTVILVLRKNRQNRDILFIDASKEFKKGKNQNELTDEHIDKIIKTYKDRCDVDKYAHVASFDEIEENDFNLNIPRYVDTFEEEEPIDLDEVLANLKEDDEKIAKLEDEINEQLKILGVIK, encoded by the coding sequence TAGTAGTATTAATGAACGTACAAAGTCACTTAATGGTATTGTTAACTTAATTAATGATGTTAATTTTAAGTCTGATGATGGTAAGGATATTCTTGGTGAAATTTATGAATATCTTATTGGTCAGTTTGCAGCAAATGCTGGTAAGAAAGGTGGAGAATTCTATACACCACACCAGGTAAGTAATATTTTAGCAAAGATTGTTACAAGTGATGTTGATGCAAATGATGAAGCTTTCTATGTATATGATCCTACTATGGGTTCTGGTTCTCTTCTTTTAACTGTAGGACAACAACTTGATTGTGATGTTCCAATTAAGTATTATGGTCAGGAGAAAAATACCACTACATACAACCTTGCACGTATGAATCTTATGATGCACGATGTATCATATAAAAATATGGATCTTAGTAATGCAGATACTCTAGAGTCTGACTGGCCTAATGGAATTGATGAAAATTGTATTGATCAGCCACGTGTATTTGATGCTATTGTTGCAAATCCACCATATTCTCAGAAGTGGGATAATGATTCATCAAAACTTAAAGATCCAAGATTTTCAGATTATGGAAAGCTTGCACCTAAAAGTCGTGCAGATTATGCATTCCTTCTTCATAGTCTTTATCACTTAAATGAAACAGGTACAATGGCAATTATTCTACCTCATGGTGTACTCTTCCGTGGAGGAGCAGAAGAGAAAATTAGAAAAACTCTTATTGAAAAAAATTATCTTGACACTGTTCTTGGTGTTCCTGCAAATTTATTCTATGGTACAAGTATTCCTACTGTTATTCTTGTTCTTAGAAAAAATAGGCAAAATCGTGACATCTTATTTATTGATGCAAGTAAGGAATTTAAGAAAGGTAAAAATCAGAATGAACTAACAGATGAACATATTGATAAGATCATAAAAACATACAAGGATAGATGTGATGTTGATAAGTATGCTCATGTTGCAAGCTTTGATGAAATTGAGGAAAATGATTTTAACTTAAATATTCCACGTTATGTTGATACATTTGAAGAGGAAGAACCTATTGATCTTGATGAGGTTTTAGCAAATCTTAAAGAGGATGATGAAAAGATTGCAAAACTTGAAGATGAAATTAATGAACAACTAAAAATACTTGGAGTAATAAAATAA
- a CDS encoding cation:proton antiporter — MDLELLKLMSVVLITAVIVLLIFNKLKLPSMIGLFLTGIILNFFMHSTDLISAISELGVIFLLFIIGLEFSIEKFSSIKHYALIGGVLQVLITTIIVAVITFILGFPLNSAIFMGFLICFSSTAIVMKIIQKNGLNHTLKGKVTLGILIFQDIAVILVLLFTPLLGGQSIDISTLPRTLLNVLGLVIIIVAMGKYIVPYALKEAASTKNRDLFMLLILFICLGTTFATSNLGISPELGAFIAGLIISNTEFSHQTLGYIQPFQDVFMSLFFISIGFLIDIHYFISNIVIIVAMALLIIAIKFIATFLTGRALKLSLDTTVTISILLSQIGEFSFVLAREGISYGIISSELFTTFLTISIITMSLTPLLTKYAPAVCDMLMKIPYFKKADHKLKLKGKSCEEIKEIKTVDDEISDDLENHTIVVGYGLTGRNIAYSCQQMDVPYICVDNDPIVVEKGQLNNIPIIYGDGFSESVLEELKVKSANVLVVATSVSDHLIQIVDAAKRLNPNIHVIVRTKYVKNVNELYDAGADEVIPEEFETSIMMFRLIMDYYDKDLEDVNDLLQELRGDHYTTLRSFSDVNSNFIETPDGEYLESTCVDCQENLGDFKFSDFNLSAISVIRDKKIIHKIDDSFNLRCDDVIIFKGSLDNIEKFTSQR; from the coding sequence ATGGACTTAGAACTACTAAAACTAATGTCTGTTGTACTTATAACAGCAGTCATAGTATTACTAATATTTAATAAACTTAAACTTCCATCCATGATAGGCTTATTTTTAACTGGTATAATATTAAATTTCTTTATGCATTCAACAGATCTAATTAGTGCAATTTCAGAATTAGGTGTAATATTTCTATTGTTCATTATAGGTCTTGAATTTTCAATAGAGAAGTTTTCATCCATTAAACATTATGCTTTAATTGGTGGAGTACTACAAGTTTTAATAACCACAATAATAGTAGCAGTTATAACATTTATCCTAGGATTCCCACTTAATAGTGCAATCTTCATGGGATTTTTAATATGTTTCAGCAGTACAGCTATTGTTATGAAGATAATACAGAAAAATGGTTTAAACCATACACTTAAAGGTAAAGTTACACTGGGTATTCTTATATTCCAGGACATTGCAGTTATATTAGTACTTCTTTTCACACCACTTCTTGGTGGACAAAGTATTGATATTTCAACACTTCCAAGAACATTGCTAAATGTCTTAGGACTTGTTATTATAATAGTTGCAATGGGTAAATATATCGTACCATATGCACTTAAAGAGGCAGCATCAACAAAGAATCGTGACTTATTTATGCTTCTCATATTATTCATATGTCTTGGTACAACATTTGCAACATCAAATCTAGGAATTTCACCAGAACTTGGAGCATTTATTGCAGGACTTATCATATCAAATACAGAGTTCAGCCACCAGACACTAGGCTATATTCAACCATTCCAGGATGTATTTATGAGCCTATTTTTCATATCAATAGGATTTTTAATTGACATACATTACTTCATATCAAACATAGTAATTATTGTTGCAATGGCACTTCTTATTATTGCAATTAAATTTATTGCAACATTCCTCACAGGACGTGCACTTAAATTATCACTTGATACAACAGTTACAATATCGATACTACTAAGCCAAATTGGGGAATTTTCATTTGTACTTGCACGTGAAGGAATAAGCTATGGAATAATAAGCAGTGAATTATTTACAACATTCCTTACAATAAGCATAATTACAATGTCACTAACACCACTACTTACAAAGTATGCACCAGCAGTATGTGACATGCTTATGAAAATACCATACTTTAAAAAAGCAGATCATAAACTTAAACTTAAAGGTAAAAGTTGTGAGGAAATTAAGGAAATTAAAACTGTTGATGATGAAATATCAGATGACCTTGAAAACCATACAATAGTTGTAGGTTATGGTCTTACAGGACGAAACATTGCATATTCATGTCAGCAAATGGATGTTCCATATATCTGTGTTGATAATGATCCTATAGTTGTTGAAAAAGGACAACTTAATAACATACCAATAATATATGGTGATGGATTTTCAGAAAGTGTACTTGAAGAATTAAAGGTTAAATCTGCAAATGTACTTGTTGTTGCAACATCTGTATCTGATCATCTTATCCAGATTGTAGATGCAGCAAAAAGACTTAATCCTAATATTCATGTAATTGTACGTACAAAGTATGTGAAAAATGTTAATGAATTATATGATGCTGGTGCAGATGAAGTAATACCTGAGGAATTTGAGACAAGTATTATGATGTTCCGTCTTATTATGGACTATTATGATAAGGATCTTGAAGATGTAAATGACTTGCTTCAAGAACTTAGAGGCGATCATTACACAACACTTAGAAGCTTTAGTGATGTGAATAGTAACTTTATTGAAACACCTGATGGTGAATATCTTGAATCTACCTGTGTAGATTGTCAGGAAAATCTTGGTGATTTCAAATTTAGTGACTTTAATCTTAGTGCTATATCTGTTATTCGTGATAAGAAAATTATTCATAAAATTGATGATTCATTCAATCTCCGCTGTGATGATGTGATAATCTTTAAAGGATCATTAGATAATATTGAAAAATTCACCTCACAAAGATGA
- a CDS encoding P-II family nitrogen regulator, which yields MKRITAIIRNERLDAVKTALEKINCNGITITDVKGRGNQLGVEESYRGTKYRIDLLPKVKIEIVVSSDNVQSVIDAIVEAAKTGHVGDGKIFVTDVEQVVRIRTGEVGDKAI from the coding sequence ATGAAACGAATCACAGCCATAATAAGAAACGAAAGATTAGATGCAGTGAAAACTGCACTAGAAAAAATTAATTGTAACGGAATTACAATTACAGATGTAAAAGGTAGAGGAAATCAGCTAGGAGTTGAAGAAAGCTACCGTGGAACAAAATACAGAATTGACTTACTACCAAAAGTGAAGATTGAAATCGTAGTATCATCTGATAATGTTCAAAGTGTAATTGATGCAATAGTAGAAGCAGCAAAAACAGGACATGTTGGAGACGGTAAGATCTTCGTAACAGATGTTGAACAAGTAGTAAGAATTAGAACTGGTGAAGTGGGAGATAAAGCTATCTAG
- a CDS encoding ammonium transporter gives MVAETLLNTGDTAWILISAALVMLMTLPGLALFYGGMSKKKNVLNTMFMSLVGFAIAAVIWVCYGYQFSFGATIGGLIGTPVNLFLQGIGIDMLHPDTGIPELLFVVFQATFAAITVALISGAVAGRMKAKAWIAFVAIWITLVYIPIAHWVWGGGWLMQLGALDFAGGAVVHLNSGIAALALILVLGKRKDTRLLPHNLGYAVIGAALLWFGWFGFNGGSALGANGLAANAFITTNTAAAAAMISWMIIDILKTGKPTVLGAITGAVAGLVAITPAAGFVDVAASIVIGFTTSFVSYFAISYLKPKFGYDDALDSFGVHGLSGTWGAILTGVFACPAINGAAGLLYGNPNQLVIQIISIVAVAVYSFIVTYVIAKVLDKTMGLRVEEKSEIEGLDVNEHEELGYRV, from the coding sequence GTGGTAGCAGAAACGTTACTAAACACAGGTGATACAGCCTGGATTTTAATATCAGCAGCACTAGTTATGCTAATGACACTTCCAGGACTAGCTCTATTCTATGGTGGAATGAGTAAGAAGAAAAATGTACTTAACACAATGTTCATGTCACTAGTGGGATTCGCAATCGCAGCAGTCATATGGGTCTGCTATGGTTATCAATTCTCATTCGGGGCAACGATAGGTGGTCTAATAGGAACACCAGTAAATCTATTCTTACAAGGAATCGGAATAGATATGTTACATCCTGATACAGGAATTCCAGAACTATTATTCGTAGTATTCCAAGCAACATTTGCAGCAATTACAGTTGCATTAATATCAGGAGCAGTAGCAGGAAGAATGAAAGCAAAAGCATGGATTGCTTTTGTAGCAATATGGATTACACTCGTATACATACCAATCGCACACTGGGTATGGGGTGGAGGATGGCTCATGCAACTCGGAGCATTAGACTTCGCAGGAGGAGCAGTAGTACACCTTAACTCAGGTATAGCAGCACTGGCATTAATACTGGTACTCGGAAAAAGGAAAGATACAAGATTACTTCCACATAACCTTGGATATGCAGTTATAGGTGCAGCACTCCTATGGTTCGGATGGTTCGGATTCAACGGAGGATCAGCACTCGGAGCAAATGGACTTGCAGCAAACGCATTCATAACAACAAACACAGCAGCAGCAGCTGCAATGATATCTTGGATGATAATCGATATATTAAAAACAGGAAAACCAACAGTACTTGGTGCAATCACAGGAGCTGTAGCAGGACTTGTAGCAATTACACCTGCAGCAGGATTTGTAGATGTAGCAGCATCAATAGTAATAGGATTTACAACATCATTTGTATCCTACTTTGCAATCTCATACCTCAAACCAAAATTTGGATACGACGATGCACTCGATTCATTCGGTGTACACGGTCTTTCAGGAACATGGGGAGCAATACTTACAGGAGTATTTGCATGTCCAGCAATTAATGGAGCAGCAGGATTATTATATGGAAACCCTAATCAACTCGTAATACAAATAATAAGTATTGTAGCAGTTGCAGTATACTCATTCATAGTAACATATGTAATTGCTAAAGTACTTGATAAAACTATGGGACTTAGAGTTGAAGAGAAAAGTGAAATCGAAGGTCTTGATGTTAACGAACATGAAGAACTTGGTTACAGAGTATAA
- a CDS encoding alanine--glyoxylate aminotransferase family protein, whose protein sequence is MDDTTLLMIPGPTTVPKRVLDAMSQPIVNHRGAEYGEILGETTAMMSDVFQTDNPSYLLTGSGTSAMEAAIANIVEKGDKVINVVGGKFGQRLQQLTEVYGGESIEITVPWGHAVDPAEVKRVVEENDDAKALTLVHNESSTAVVNPIKEVGEIMKDYDTLFVVDTVSSLAGDNVKVQDYGLDICLTGSQKCIAAPPGMAAITVNDDAWNVIEKTNSPRYYLDLLKMKKSGEKQPAQTPYTPNVSMTYAMKEALTMVLEEGLDARIKRHHVGAEATRAAAQALGLELFANEGDYSNTLTAIKMPEGVTDDQLRGTMRNKYNIELAGGQDHLKGNVFRIGHMGLTGLFELSATFTCLEMTLKEFGFEFETGAGVAALEEVYLKN, encoded by the coding sequence ATGGATGATACAACTTTATTGATGATTCCAGGACCAACAACTGTTCCAAAAAGAGTATTAGATGCAATGAGTCAACCTATTGTAAATCACAGAGGAGCAGAATATGGTGAAATTTTAGGTGAAACAACCGCAATGATGTCTGATGTATTTCAAACAGACAATCCATCATACTTATTAACAGGATCCGGAACATCAGCTATGGAAGCAGCAATTGCTAACATCGTTGAAAAAGGTGACAAAGTTATCAACGTAGTTGGTGGAAAATTCGGTCAGAGATTACAACAATTAACAGAAGTATATGGTGGAGAATCCATAGAAATCACAGTTCCATGGGGACATGCAGTGGATCCTGCTGAAGTTAAAAGAGTAGTTGAAGAAAACGATGATGCAAAAGCATTAACACTTGTACATAATGAAAGTTCAACAGCTGTTGTAAACCCAATTAAAGAAGTTGGAGAAATAATGAAAGATTATGATACATTATTTGTTGTTGACACAGTATCCTCACTTGCAGGGGACAATGTAAAAGTACAAGATTATGGACTTGATATTTGTCTTACAGGATCACAAAAATGTATTGCAGCACCACCTGGAATGGCTGCTATTACAGTTAATGATGATGCATGGAATGTTATTGAAAAAACAAATTCACCAAGATACTATCTTGACTTATTAAAAATGAAAAAAAGTGGAGAAAAACAACCAGCACAAACTCCATACACACCTAATGTATCAATGACATATGCTATGAAAGAAGCATTAACTATGGTACTTGAAGAAGGACTCGATGCACGTATTAAACGTCACCATGTTGGTGCTGAAGCAACACGTGCTGCAGCTCAAGCTTTAGGTTTAGAATTATTTGCTAATGAAGGAGATTATTCAAACACACTTACAGCTATTAAAATGCCTGAAGGTGTAACTGATGATCAACTCCGTGGTACAATGAGAAACAAATACAACATTGAACTTGCAGGTGGACAAGATCACCTTAAAGGTAATGTATTCAGAATTGGACACATGGGTCTTACAGGTCTTTTCGAATTATCTGCAACATTCACATGTCTTGAAATGACTCTTAAAGAGTTTGGTTTCGAATTTGAAACTGGAGCTGGAGTAGCTGCACTTGAAGAAGTATATCTCAAAAACTAG
- a CDS encoding 6-hydroxymethylpterin diphosphokinase MptE-like protein yields the protein MCNDYNNWNMWYEKILDDFNFSRCDDEYVASFLNDKISELPHFSIEDVDVKDKSIVFGAGPSIKKHITYIKDNFSLNNYNLIAADGTTEALMEEGIIPDIIVTDLDGKIDKIKQANKKGSILYVHAHGDNLDKIKMYVDELENIIPTTQAKKHGYLKNYGGFTDGDRALHIAVYGLKSTEVIMAGMDFGNVVTRYSRPNIKGDTGFADDFKRLKLEYAEILTNSLIENNSNVNFVNLVDIV from the coding sequence ATGTGTAATGATTATAATAACTGGAATATGTGGTATGAGAAAATATTAGATGATTTTAATTTTAGTCGGTGTGATGATGAGTATGTTGCATCGTTTCTTAATGATAAAATTTCAGAACTTCCACATTTTTCAATAGAAGATGTAGATGTCAAGGATAAGTCAATTGTATTTGGAGCAGGACCTTCAATTAAAAAACATATAACATACATTAAAGATAACTTTTCACTTAACAATTATAATTTAATTGCTGCTGATGGTACAACAGAGGCACTTATGGAGGAAGGGATAATTCCTGATATTATTGTAACAGACCTTGATGGAAAAATTGATAAAATAAAACAAGCAAATAAAAAAGGTTCAATATTGTATGTACATGCACATGGTGATAATCTTGATAAAATAAAGATGTATGTTGATGAATTAGAAAATATTATACCAACAACACAGGCAAAAAAGCATGGTTATCTTAAAAACTATGGTGGATTTACAGATGGTGATCGTGCATTACATATTGCAGTTTATGGGCTAAAGTCAACTGAAGTTATCATGGCTGGTATGGATTTTGGTAATGTGGTAACTCGTTATTCTCGACCAAATATAAAAGGTGATACTGGTTTTGCTGATGATTTTAAAAGATTAAAACTAGAGTATGCTGAAATTTTAACAAATTCACTTATTGAAAATAATTCTAATGTCAACTTTGTTAATCTTGTTGATATTGTCTAA
- a CDS encoding GTP-binding protein: MSAAEDRIKQIEEEIKKTQKNKATSHHIGKLKAQIAQLKEKIEKSNSSSTKGEGFLVRKSGDSTAVLLGFPSVGKSTILNYLTNANSKVGAYEFTTLDIVPGIMEYDDANIQILDIPGIIKGASKGKGKGREILSATRNADLIIMVLDVFQLEHMDVILDEVRNIGVRPNEKKPNVKVSKKKMGGLNIVSTVELTHLDEKTIHSILSQYGIHSADVVLREDVTIDRFIDAMEPNRAYIPMTVVVNKIDLATKEQLEDVRRKLPNALFVSANAGINMSELKERIFVDLDLIRLYLKPQGKKADMDEPLIIRRGSTIEDVAHKLHRDFVKNFKYAKVWGDSVKFPGQKVGLDHVLEDHDVVRIIIKK, encoded by the coding sequence ATGTCAGCAGCAGAGGATCGAATAAAACAGATAGAAGAGGAAATTAAAAAGACTCAGAAAAATAAGGCAACATCACACCATATAGGTAAACTTAAAGCACAAATTGCTCAGCTTAAAGAGAAAATTGAAAAAAGTAATTCATCATCAACTAAAGGTGAAGGTTTTCTTGTACGTAAAAGTGGAGATTCAACAGCAGTACTTCTCGGATTTCCATCTGTAGGAAAATCTACAATTCTAAATTATCTTACAAATGCAAATTCTAAAGTTGGTGCATATGAATTTACAACTCTTGATATTGTTCCTGGTATTATGGAATATGATGATGCTAATATTCAGATTTTAGATATTCCTGGTATTATTAAAGGTGCATCTAAAGGTAAAGGTAAGGGTCGTGAAATATTATCTGCAACACGTAATGCTGATCTTATTATTATGGTTCTTGATGTATTCCAGCTTGAACATATGGATGTTATTTTAGATGAAGTTCGTAATATTGGTGTTCGTCCTAATGAAAAGAAACCTAATGTAAAGGTATCTAAAAAGAAAATGGGTGGACTTAACATCGTATCTACTGTTGAATTAACACATCTTGATGAGAAAACTATTCATTCTATTCTCAGCCAGTATGGTATTCACAGTGCAGATGTAGTTCTTCGTGAGGATGTTACAATTGACAGATTTATTGATGCTATGGAGCCAAACCGTGCATATATTCCTATGACTGTTGTTGTAAATAAGATTGATCTTGCAACAAAAGAGCAGCTTGAAGATGTACGTCGTAAACTTCCTAATGCATTGTTTGTTTCTGCTAATGCTGGAATAAATATGAGTGAGCTTAAAGAGAGAATCTTTGTTGATTTAGATTTAATACGTCTTTATCTTAAACCACAGGGTAAGAAGGCTGATATGGATGAGCCTTTAATTATTAGACGTGGATCTACAATTGAGGATGTTGCTCATAAGCTTCACAGAGATTTTGTTAAAAACTTTAAGTATGCTAAAGTTTGGGGAGATTCTGTTAAATTCCCTGGACAAAAAGTTGGACTTGATCATGTTCTTGAAGATCATGATGTTGTAAGAATTATTATTAAAAAGTAG
- the cbiQ gene encoding cobalt ECF transporter T component CbiQ: MASITELMKQDSISNSDSLLHDIDSRIKLIVLVLIIIFAVSSENYIVFAAVEAYLLILIYLSNISIKEALMRVALIIPFGLFIALFQPFIQPGDIIYNLPLGIHITQQGIAFAELLLARLVISVTSVVLFSYITPMQDVAEAFRKLHIPNEFAMIFSLFVRFLFLFFDELQNLRQAQASRCHGLSSDLPYMWRLKNAGYLVLMMFLRAYEKGEVVFESMLCRGYSSESKLYTDNERLSNKSIAYLLITILLMVVLLLLQYLAII, translated from the coding sequence ATGGCAAGTATCACCGAACTAATGAAACAAGATTCTATCTCAAATAGTGACAGCCTATTACATGATATTGACAGTCGTATCAAGCTAATTGTCCTTGTTTTAATTATTATTTTTGCAGTAAGTTCTGAAAACTACATAGTTTTTGCAGCAGTTGAAGCATATCTTCTCATATTAATATATCTATCAAATATTTCAATAAAAGAAGCATTAATGCGTGTTGCACTCATCATACCATTTGGACTATTTATTGCACTATTCCAGCCATTTATACAGCCTGGTGATATAATATATAATCTACCACTTGGAATACATATAACACAACAGGGAATTGCATTTGCAGAACTTCTCCTTGCAAGACTTGTTATAAGTGTAACATCAGTAGTACTATTTTCATATATTACACCAATGCAGGATGTTGCAGAAGCATTTAGAAAACTTCACATACCAAATGAATTTGCAATGATATTTTCATTATTTGTAAGATTTCTATTCCTATTTTTTGATGAACTTCAAAATCTCAGACAAGCACAAGCAAGTCGTTGTCATGGACTATCAAGTGATTTACCATATATGTGGAGACTAAAAAATGCAGGATATCTGGTTCTTATGATGTTTTTACGTGCATATGAAAAAGGTGAAGTTGTATTTGAAAGTATGTTATGTCGTGGATATTCATCAGAAAGCAAGTTATATACAGATAATGAAAGACTTTCAAATAAAAGTATAGCATACCTGCTTATAACAATACTTCTAATGGTAGTTTTATTATTACTTCAGTATCTAGCAATAATATAA
- a CDS encoding PDGLE domain-containing protein, with amino-acid sequence MNKKNLYISIFAVAIIVCVLSPFLASGDPDGLEKSAEVINPEILESPQVIDPIMPDYTLPDMEDNPLVGVGCLILGTLGSVAVAYGVFRAISN; translated from the coding sequence ATGAATAAGAAGAATTTATACATCTCAATATTTGCAGTAGCAATAATTGTTTGTGTATTATCTCCATTTTTAGCATCAGGAGATCCAGATGGACTTGAAAAATCTGCAGAAGTTATTAACCCTGAAATTCTCGAATCACCCCAAGTAATTGATCCAATTATGCCAGATTACACACTCCCTGATATGGAAGATAACCCACTTGTTGGCGTAGGTTGTCTTATTCTTGGTACACTCGGATCAGTTGCAGTTGCATATGGTGTATTTCGTGCAATTAGTAACTAA
- the cbiM gene encoding cobalt transporter CbiM, which produces MHIADGFLSTPVWIIAYIIAILFIALAIKWSKENLDEKYTPLLAVLAAGIFAIMSFNLPVPFGSSGHLLGAALVAIIFCSPYAAILVLAIVLIIQALFFGDGGITALGANILNMGVVGGFVGYYGFTTLKNIIGKYPSIFISSWAACFIAAVVAALELAISGKFPLMEGIMFMGGYHAMIGVIEAAITVIIIKGIESVRPDLLSYNRGGK; this is translated from the coding sequence ATGCACATAGCAGATGGATTTCTAAGCACTCCAGTATGGATAATTGCATACATCATAGCAATTCTATTCATAGCACTAGCAATAAAATGGAGCAAAGAAAACCTAGATGAAAAATACACACCACTACTTGCAGTACTTGCAGCTGGAATATTTGCAATCATGTCATTTAACCTACCTGTACCATTTGGATCAAGCGGACACCTACTTGGTGCAGCACTAGTTGCAATAATATTTTGCAGCCCATATGCAGCAATACTTGTACTTGCAATAGTACTTATAATACAAGCACTATTCTTCGGAGACGGAGGAATCACAGCACTAGGTGCAAACATCCTAAATATGGGTGTTGTTGGAGGATTCGTAGGTTACTATGGATTTACAACACTTAAAAATATAATAGGTAAATACCCATCAATATTTATATCCTCATGGGCAGCATGTTTCATTGCAGCAGTAGTTGCAGCATTAGAACTTGCAATAAGTGGAAAATTCCCACTCATGGAAGGAATAATGTTTATGGGAGGATACCATGCAATGATAGGAGTTATAGAAGCTGCAATTACAGTGATAATAATCAAGGGAATCGAATCAGTAAGACCAGATCTACTATCATACAATAGAGGTGGAAAATAA